The DNA window GTTAGGAAGACTGTGCTgtctatatctttttaattctttatcttAACGGTTAAATAGTTATATCTGATCATATCTGTTGTGTTGCTTAAAAATAACTATTCTTAAACATAACTTTCCAACGAAAGAAGTAACAATATGTGTTGACACATTTTCTACTTGGTTAAACAAGTACTACAAAAATTTGAGTTGTTAGTGAAGATgaacttaaatttaatttcggcAGCATGTGAGGGGATGGGTATTGGTATAAAAGGAACATTACCATGGAGACTTAAGTAAGCAATAATCAAAGTTacattataaatgtaaataacgtAGCACATTATAATCTATTCCTTATCTTGTAGAAATGAAATGGCATTCTTTACGTCTATGACAACGAATACGAAAGAcccaaataaaaagaatgttgTTTTAATGGGACGAAGGACGTGGGAATGTATTCCAAAGAAGTACAAACcattaaaaaatcgaataaacaTAGTACTTACGTCACAGCCTTTGTAAGGACGactcatttttattaacgatttgaaattaaattaattttttagatttataacgaataattaactATGTAGAGATTACGGGGACGATGCGATAGTATGCAAAAGTATTCCACATGCTCTCGAAGTTATTAAAAAACCTACATTAAAAGATCAAGTCGAAGGTATATGGGTAATAGGTGGAAGTTCCGTATACAAGGTACAACATATATACAAATCTCTGCTTAGGTCCTATTCCTTTAATTgcattcttaaaaatataaatttgcataaatatccgccgTCTAATACAAACAGTCTCATAGAAAAGATCTAATTGCAATTTCAGGCAGCAATGGAATCTCCGAACTTTCACCGATTATATTTgacaagaataaaaaaacattttgtcTGTGATACCTTTTTCCCAGCTATtcctaataattttgttttgatAGTGTAAGTATTCTtatgatttttcttaattatcccgtataattttattttaccatacggtcaattatttttattttttttgcgatcatttcatatttgtttcctttttcgttgATTTAGTGATCCTAACATTCCTCAGGGCGTTCAAGAAGAAAACGATATACAATTTGTATATGAAGTgtatgaaaagaaatagatttttgtatctgaaaattatttaaaagtaaaaatgtgaaattttgaTCTTTAACACCTCGGCTGCCACGCTGAAACGACATGTTCCGTTCAAGACGTCACAGTATTTTAACACAGTGCATcattagatgcaagatttattcccattttttattttattgatgttcCAATTTTTCCGAACGGCGATATTATGGTGACTCCGTCGAAGACAAggtttttttgtattttcagataaccctaataattttgcagCTAATAATCCTCTAAATCTTCTAATATTTACATCCttccttgttgcaattttctcgaaaattcgAGAAACGAACAGCTCAACATATCATATGGATTGACATATGGATAGGTAATTGCCTAATGAGGCCGTCTGTCtcaggaaaagaaaatgatttctGCCGACCACTAAATTCATTCCATTCACCAAATTGAATTGTACTTTCCTCGGTATCATcagcttttctttcttcctcaaTGACCAATTCTTATAAAATCTTGTCAACAGTATCTTCATTACATTCAGTATCACTACGATTGCGCTTATCAATTTCCGAATCAGAATCAGACGATGTAAttccatttatatttctatttctagtAAATCTAATTTCTTCCTCATCGCTACTATC is part of the Bombus pyrosoma isolate SC7728 linkage group LG13, ASM1482585v1, whole genome shotgun sequence genome and encodes:
- the LOC122574121 gene encoding dihydrofolate reductase isoform X1 — encoded protein: MNLNLISAACEGMGIGIKGTLPWRLKNEMAFFTSMTTNTKDPNKKNVVLMGRRTWECIPKKYKPLKNRINIVLTSQPLDYGDDAIVCKSIPHALEVIKKPTLKDQVEGIWVIGGSSVYKAAMESPNFHRLYLTRIKKHFVCDTFFPAIPNNFVLIVDPNIPQGVQEENDIQFVYEVYEKK
- the LOC122574121 gene encoding dihydrofolate reductase isoform X2; protein product: MNLNLISAACEGMGIGIKGTLPWRLKNEMAFFTSMTTNTKDPNKKNVVLMGRRTWECIPKKYKPLKNRINIVLTSQPLDYGDDAIVCKSIPHALEVIKKPTLKDQVEGIWVIGGSSVYKAAMESPNFHRLYLTRIKKHFVCDTFFPAIPNNFVLIVRPLHLTTTKNM